A single window of Plasmodium cynomolgi strain B DNA, scaffold: 0781, whole genome shotgun sequence DNA harbors:
- a CDS encoding hypothetical protein (putative) translates to MDDNTECPYDSTKNRYIFYEHTDKYMEYEKNCPQENHYNQYEYKCKFQLSNDEKEQMNIITICKRFHCLLDKLFPLSTKHTNNNEYVDLEYLNYWLNYELHLKGSSICPKYFYQILKSMDNNDILSELSKNYGYIVNEEVKNMYSLYNLYYYYNEMNKDLNRDTPIEETVMVYANKCVDEYQKFEGHCSDTTTNFLYCFNCL, encoded by the exons atGGACGATAACACTGAATGTCCTTACGATTCTACGAAAAATAGa tacATCTTCTATGAACACACTGATAAATATATGGAGTATGAAAAGAATTGTCCTCAAGAAAATCATTATAATCAATATGAgtataaatgtaaatttcaattatcaaatgatgaaaaagagcaaatgaatattattactatttgCAAAAGATTTCATTGCTTACTTGATAAATTGTTTCCGTTATCAACCAAACACACaaataataatgaatatGTTGATTTGGAATACTTGAACTATTGGTTAAATTATGAACTCCATTTAAAAGGTTCTAGCATTTGCCCAAAATATTTCTatcaaattttgaaaagtaTGGATAATAACGACATATTAAGTGAATTGAGTAAAAATTATGGTTATATTGTAAATGAAGaggttaaaaatatgtattccctatacaatttatattattactatAATGAAATGAATAAAGATCTGAATAGAGATACACCAATAGAAGAAACAGTTATGGTATACGCTAACAAATGTGTTGATGAAtatcaaaaatttgaaggtCATTGTTCTGATACAACAACAAACTTTTTGTATTGCTTTAACTgccttta